Proteins encoded by one window of Gambusia affinis linkage group LG17, SWU_Gaff_1.0, whole genome shotgun sequence:
- the rimbp2a gene encoding RIMS-binding protein 2 isoform X2: MRDQKTSTKMEDLLRESQMELQWIQRQLAMIGARNRHHQHLLHIKGKSKSEFSSQQGVGHAAVYNVNRFRVLEEKNRALKQEVVALRQEKQHYRKVKAKLHAALQERNRLNLELISHQLRASKHEQVRCDYVQLRQTFATVSREKDEAQKERNQLQAKVENLKHVLKHMHETLQLKQQLQTEYEQALVAFHSKQKEINQLQKNRSDTPHRSSAIRTRQLLNYQSSAEPAWDQTEQQHEEAIQLLEVKLCDLEQKCRSHSDHFHQLSKRLPNIRLQSEPVGSLNSNSTLVSQIPTSPEEKLSQVIDEFEARLQKGDESAPNAQLLIPQFSPCPLQTEDSEAFKLLSVKSSTVATDRSSSPRQHPPSEMEDETSSSPRSKPRYTGQVRLCTARYSYNPYDGPNEHPEAELPLVAGKYLYVYGVMDDDGFYEGELLDGQRGLVPSNFVEFVQDKEKLIGEGVEDLGPLEHTSLALMTVDGGASQDVMLGSSNSLVPCSNGTGGTLDPEDLAEDVVPYPRKITLIKQLARSVIVAWEPPVVPLGWGNISGYNVLVDGELRASIPYTGRTKCLLEKLDLDSCIYRVSVQSVTDRGLSDELRCTVLVGANVVVAPCGMRVDDIQRDTAELSWLPSNSNYSHTVYLDGAEHAVVKPGRYRLRFHNLNPLTVYKVQVVAQPHQVPWQLPLEQRERKEAGVEFCTQAAGPPMPPQDVQVLCGQAPGVLQVRWKPPILSPTGTSNGANVVGYAVCTKGQRIAEVLFPMADYVTIDLTRIQCLEAREVIVKTLSVQGESQDSQVAVIPNNLLVPLPAIPLPPPMHPHAGPLPHPHPQPHLPSPHLPHPMPQLPPPPHGQPHPPHPQTHPRLPHPGGTPHPQPQPVHLQPRPLHQGPRPQHQLPLLPHPQPHPIPQRPVSARDLDAKEHTAHHGGAIPPGQPGWDPSRSPLQPPVPMQGHTLEAPPPVHLRSPSPQRILPQPQGMLIPDTVAKAIAREAAQRVAAESGKVWKEHHTNVTQNIVGDRRMGRFGEQGHSFHQHPSDEEEEDEEGFARGRRRGPSVDEFLRGSELGRPPHYSHNEDYHSESSRGSDLSDIMEEDEEELYSEMQLEEGRRRNSHHTPKTNSPGGGRHDRDNGWRIQHGGSHPKRRPLMVPSIEVTSENNNEGNPSSINEDVNYGRVARHKAWSSRRHTGGIRCPHDGYRNRDRRSPTYYDESEPEEPFRIFVALFDYDPLSMSPNPDAADEELPFKEGQIIKVYGDKDTDGFYRGAIKGRMGLLPCNMVSEIRADDEETMDQLIKQGFLPLSTPVDKIEQNRRGLRRDQASRRMVALYDYDPRESSPNVDVEAELTFCAGDIIAVFGDIDEDGFYYGELNGHRGLVPSNFLEEVPDDVEVYLTDTPSHYPQEESANRPPANSAANMSEGKRVTAENTDTANNITTPVRAPSPIIRPLLPGTMRPLSPPRGHHAPLDPRDPHNLANKKKKGILSKGKKLLKRLSPVKQQ, translated from the exons aaAGCGAAGCTCCATGCTGCCTTGCAGGAAAGAAATCGTCTGAACCTTGAGCTGATCAGCCACCAGCTTAGGGCATCCAAGCATGAGCAG GTGAGATGCGACTATGTCCAGCTGAGACAAACGTTTGCCACAGTGAGCCGGGAGAAAGACGAGGCCCAGAAGGAAAGGAACCAACTCCAGGCCAAAGTCgaaaatctgaaacatgtgCTAAAG CATATGCATGAAACCTTGCAGCTAAAACAACAATTGCAGACAGAGTATGAGCAAGCATTGGTGGCCTttcacagcaaacagaaagagatCAATCAGCTACAAAAG AATAGATCAGATACCCCTCACCGGAGCAGTGCCATCAGGACCAGGCAGCTACTCAACTACCAAAGCTCTGCCGAACCA GCTTGGGATCAAACTGAACAACAGCATGAGGAAGCAATACAGTTATTAGAG GTCAAACTTTGTGACCTGGAGCAGAAATGCAGGTCACACAGTGATCACTTCCACCAGCTGTCGAAAAGGCTGCCAAACATCCGTTTGCAATCAGAGCCTGTGGGGTCCCTTAATAGTAATTCTACCTTGGTGTCCCAGATCCCGACCTCACCAGAGGAGAAACTCTCCCAAGTCATTGATGAATTTGAAGCCCGATTGCAGAAAG GTGATGAGAGTGCACCAAATGCTCAGCTTCTGATCCCTCAGTTTTCACCCTGCCCTCTGCAGACTGAAGACAGTGAAGCATTCAAACTGCTATCTGTCAAATCCAGCACCGTAGCAACAGATCGCTCCAGCAGCCCCCGACAGCATCCCCCATCAGAG ATGGAGGATGAGACAAGCTCATCACCAAGGTCCAAACCTCGCTACACAGGCCAGGTCCGCCTTTGCACTGCCCGTTACAG TTATAACCCTTATGATGGACCGAATGAACATCCTGAAGCAGAGCTCCCTCTTGTGgctggaaaatatttatacGTGTATGGAGTCATGGATGATGATGGCTTTTATGAAG GGGAGTTGCTGGATGGACAAAGAGGACTTGTTCCTTCCAACTTTGTGGAATTTGTCCaggataaagaaaaactaattggAGAGGGAGTGGAAGACTTAGGCCCTCTGGAACACACATCCTTGGCCCTGATGACTGTGGATGGAGGTGCCTCCCAGGATGTAATGCTAGGCTCAAGTAATTCCCTTGTTCCATGTAGCAATGGGACAGGGGGGACTTTAGATCCTGAGGACTTAGCTGAGGATGTTGTGCCTTACCCCCGTAAGATAACCCTCATCAAGCAGCTGGCACGTAGTGTTATTGTGGCATGGGAGCCTCCAGTAGTGCCTTTGGGCTGGGGGAACATCTCTGGCTACAACGTATTAGTCGATGGGGAGCTTCGTGCCAGTATACCATACACTGGCCGGACCAAGTGCTTGCTGGAAAAGCTGGACTTGGACAGCTGCATTTATCGTGTCTCCGTGCAGAGCGTCACTGACCGTGGCTTGTCGGATGAGCTCCGTTGCACCGTGCTGGTGGGAGCCAATGTGGTGGTGGCACCATGCGGCATGCGGGTGGATGACATCCAGCGGGACACTGCCGAGCTCTCCTGGCTGCCTAGCAACAGTAACTACAGTCACACTGTGTACTTAGATGGGGCGGAGCATGCTGTAGTAAAGCCTGGAAGGTATAGACTACGGTTCCACAACCTGAATCCCCTAACGGTATATAAGGTCCAAGTGGTGGCACAGCCCCATCAGGTGCCATGGCAACTGCCTCTGGAGCAGAGGGAAAGGAAAGAAGCTGGAGTGGAGTTTTGTACTCAAGCAGCAG GTCCCCCGATGCCCCCACAGGATGTGCAGGTGCTCTGTGGGCAGGCTCCAGGGGTTCTGCAAGTCCGCTGGAAGCCTCCTATCCTCTCTCCAACAGGCACATCTAATGGGGCAAATGTTGTTGGCTATGCAGTCTGCACTAAAGGACAAAGG ATAGCTGAGGTGCTGTTTCCAATGGCAGACTATGTCACTATTGATCTGACAAGGATTCAATGCCTGGAGGCCAGAGAAGTCATTGTTAAGACACTGTCAGTCCAGGGAGAATCCCAGGACTCCCAAGTCGCCGTCATTCCAAACAACCTGCTTGTGCCTCTACCTGCCATACCCTTGCCGCCCCCAATGCACCCACATGCTGGCCCTCTTCCACACCCTCATCCTCAACCTCACCTCCCATCTCCTCACCTTCCTCACCCTATGCCCCAACTTCCGCCTCCACCTCATGGGCAACCTCATCCTCCACATCCACAAACCCATCCCAGACTTCCTCATCCAGGCGGAACCCCGCACCCCCAACCACAGCCCGTACACCtgcagccccgccctctccacCAGGGTCCCAGGCCCCAGCACCAACTGCCTCTGCTGCCCCACCCTCAGCCCCACCCTATACCTCAGAGACCAGTAAGTGCCAGAGACCTGGATGCCAAAGAGCACACAGCCCACCATGGAGGAGCTATTCCGCCTGGCCAGCCCGGCTGGGACCCAAGTCGATCACCTTTGCAGCCACCTGTGCCCATGCAAGGCCACACTCTGGAGGCCCCTCCCCCTGTCCATTTGCGTTCCCCCTCCCCTCAGAGGATTCTTCCTCAGCCCCAAGGCATGCTGATCCCAGATACCGTGGCCAAAGCTATTGCTCGAGAAGCAGCACAGAGGGTGGCAGCAGAAAGTGGCAAGGTCTGGAAAGAACACCACACAAATGTTACACAAAATATTGTT ggAGACAGAAGGATGGGGAGATTTGGAGAGCAGGGTCATTCATTTCACCAGCATCCCtctgatgaggaagaggaagatgaggagggATTTGCACGAGGACGTCGGAGAGGACCCTCAGTTGACGAGTTTCTCAGAGGCTCTGAGTTGGGAAGGCCG CCTCACTATAGTCACAATGAAGATTATCACAGCGAGAGCAGCCGGGGCTCTGACCTGTCTGACATCatggaagaggatgaggaggagctGTACTCTGAGATGCAGCTGGAAGAGGGACGACGACGCAACTCGCACCACACACCCAAG ACAAACAGTCCTGGTGGAGGCCGCCATGACCGGGACAATGGCTGGCGAATTCAACATGGTGGGTCACATCCTAAGAGGCGACCTCTAATGGTCCCATCCATTG AAGTAACCTCTGAGAATAACAATGAGGGAAACCCCTCCTCCATCAACGAAGATGTTAACTATGGCAGAGTAGCTCGACACAAGGCGTGGTCATCCCGCAGGCACACGGGCGGCATCAGGTGTCCCCATG aCGGCTACAGGAATCGGGACCGACGCTCTCCAACGTACTATGACGAGTCAGAGCCTGAGGAACCTTTTCGGATTTTTGTGGCGCTCTTTGACTACGATCCTCTGTCTATGTCCCCCAACCCAGATGCTGCAGATGAGGAGCTACCATTCAAAGAAGGGCAGATAATTAAG GTTTATGGTGATAAGGACACAGATGGGTTTTACAGAGGAGCAATAAAAGGCAGGATGGGGCTTCTCCCCTGTAACATGGTGTCCGAGATACGAGCAGACGATGAGGAGACCATGGATCAGCTCATCAAGCAGGGCTTTCTGCCTCTCAGCACTCCGGTGGATAAAATAG AGCAGAACAGACGAGGTCTCCGCCGAGATCAGGCCTCTAGGAGGATGGTGGCGCTCTATGACTACGACCCCAGAGAGAGCTCCCCTAATGTTGATGTTGAG GCTGAGCTGACCTTCTGTGCTGGTGACATCATTGCTGTTTTTGGAGACATTGATGAAGATGGGTTTTACTAT GGTGAGCTCAATGGCCATCGTGGCTTGGTGCCCTCTAACTTCTTGGAAGAAGTGCCTGATGACGTGGAGGTCTATCTGACCGACACCCCGTCCCACTACCCCCAGGAAGAATCCGCCAACCGACCCCCTGCAAACTCTGCTGCCAACATGTCAGAGGGAAAACGG GTCactgcagaaaacacagacaCGGCCAACAACATTACAACCCCTGTCCGGGCGCCGTCCCCCATCATTCGCCCCCTCCTTCCAGGAACTATGAGACCGCTTAGCCCTCCAAGAGGTCACCATGCTCCGCTGGACCCCAGGGACCCTCACAATCTGgcaaacaagaagaagaaaggaataCTTTCCAAAGGAAAGAAACTGCTAAAGAGACTGTCTCCTGTGAAACAACAATAA
- the rimbp2a gene encoding RIMS-binding protein 2 isoform X13 produces MRDQKTSTKMEDLLRESQMELQWIQRQLAMIGARNRHHQHLLHIKGKSKSEFSSQQGVGHAAVYNVNRFRVLEEKNRALKQEVVALRQEKQHYRKVKAKLHAALQERNRLNLELISHQLRASKHEQVRCDYVQLRQTFATVSREKDEAQKERNQLQAKVENLKHVLKHMHETLQLKQQLQTEYEQALVAFHSKQKEINQLQKNRSDTPHRSSAIRTRQLLNYQSSAEPAWDQTEQQHEEAIQLLEVKLCDLEQKCRSHSDHFHQLSKRLPNIRLQSEPVGSLNSNSTLVSQIPTSPEEKLSQVIDEFEARLQKGDESAPNAQLLIPQFSPCPLQTEDSEAFKLLSVKSSTVATDRSSSPRQHPPSEMEDETSSSPRSKPRYTGQVRLCTARYSYNPYDGPNEHPEAELPLVAGKYLYVYGVMDDDGFYEGELLDGQRGLVPSNFVEFVQDKEKLIGEGVEDLGPLEHTSLALMTVDGGASQDVMLGSSNSLVPCSNGTGGTLDPEDLAEDVVPYPRKITLIKQLARSVIVAWEPPVVPLGWGNISGYNVLVDGELRASIPYTGRTKCLLEKLDLDSCIYRVSVQSVTDRGLSDELRCTVLVGANVVVAPCGMRVDDIQRDTAELSWLPSNSNYSHTVYLDGAEHAVVKPGRYRLRFHNLNPLTVYKVQVVAQPHQVPWQLPLEQRERKEAGVEFCTQAAGPTPYCRTGPPMPPQDVQVLCGQAPGVLQVRWKPPILSPTGTSNGANVVGYAVCTKGQRIAEVLFPMADYVTIDLTRIQCLEAREVIVKTLSVQGESQDSQVAVIPNNLLVPLPAIPLPPPMHPHAGPLPHPHPQPHLPSPHLPHPMPQLPPPPHGQPHPPHPQTHPRLPHPGGTPHPQPQPVHLQPRPLHQGPRPQHQLPLLPHPQPHPIPQRPVSARDLDAKEHTAHHGGAIPPGQPGWDPSRSPLQPPVPMQGHTLEAPPPVHLRSPSPQRILPQPQGMLIPDTVAKAIAREAAQRVAAESGKVWKEHHTNVTQNIVGDRRMGRFGEQGHSFHQHPSDEEEEDEEGFARGRRRGPSVDEFLRGSELGRPTNSPGGGRHDRDNGWRIQHGGSHPKRRPLMVPSIDAADEELPFKEGQIIKVYGDKDTDGFYRGAIKGRMGLLPCNMVSEIRADDEETMDQLIKQGFLPLSTPVDKIEQNRRGLRRDQASRRMVALYDYDPRESSPNVDVEAELTFCAGDIIAVFGDIDEDGFYYGELNGHRGLVPSNFLEEVPDDVEVYLTDTPSHYPQEESANRPPANSAANMSEGKRVTAENTDTANNITTPVRAPSPIIRPLLPGTMRPLSPPRGHHAPLDPRDPHNLANKKKKGILSKGKKLLKRLSPVKQQ; encoded by the exons aaAGCGAAGCTCCATGCTGCCTTGCAGGAAAGAAATCGTCTGAACCTTGAGCTGATCAGCCACCAGCTTAGGGCATCCAAGCATGAGCAG GTGAGATGCGACTATGTCCAGCTGAGACAAACGTTTGCCACAGTGAGCCGGGAGAAAGACGAGGCCCAGAAGGAAAGGAACCAACTCCAGGCCAAAGTCgaaaatctgaaacatgtgCTAAAG CATATGCATGAAACCTTGCAGCTAAAACAACAATTGCAGACAGAGTATGAGCAAGCATTGGTGGCCTttcacagcaaacagaaagagatCAATCAGCTACAAAAG AATAGATCAGATACCCCTCACCGGAGCAGTGCCATCAGGACCAGGCAGCTACTCAACTACCAAAGCTCTGCCGAACCA GCTTGGGATCAAACTGAACAACAGCATGAGGAAGCAATACAGTTATTAGAG GTCAAACTTTGTGACCTGGAGCAGAAATGCAGGTCACACAGTGATCACTTCCACCAGCTGTCGAAAAGGCTGCCAAACATCCGTTTGCAATCAGAGCCTGTGGGGTCCCTTAATAGTAATTCTACCTTGGTGTCCCAGATCCCGACCTCACCAGAGGAGAAACTCTCCCAAGTCATTGATGAATTTGAAGCCCGATTGCAGAAAG GTGATGAGAGTGCACCAAATGCTCAGCTTCTGATCCCTCAGTTTTCACCCTGCCCTCTGCAGACTGAAGACAGTGAAGCATTCAAACTGCTATCTGTCAAATCCAGCACCGTAGCAACAGATCGCTCCAGCAGCCCCCGACAGCATCCCCCATCAGAG ATGGAGGATGAGACAAGCTCATCACCAAGGTCCAAACCTCGCTACACAGGCCAGGTCCGCCTTTGCACTGCCCGTTACAG TTATAACCCTTATGATGGACCGAATGAACATCCTGAAGCAGAGCTCCCTCTTGTGgctggaaaatatttatacGTGTATGGAGTCATGGATGATGATGGCTTTTATGAAG GGGAGTTGCTGGATGGACAAAGAGGACTTGTTCCTTCCAACTTTGTGGAATTTGTCCaggataaagaaaaactaattggAGAGGGAGTGGAAGACTTAGGCCCTCTGGAACACACATCCTTGGCCCTGATGACTGTGGATGGAGGTGCCTCCCAGGATGTAATGCTAGGCTCAAGTAATTCCCTTGTTCCATGTAGCAATGGGACAGGGGGGACTTTAGATCCTGAGGACTTAGCTGAGGATGTTGTGCCTTACCCCCGTAAGATAACCCTCATCAAGCAGCTGGCACGTAGTGTTATTGTGGCATGGGAGCCTCCAGTAGTGCCTTTGGGCTGGGGGAACATCTCTGGCTACAACGTATTAGTCGATGGGGAGCTTCGTGCCAGTATACCATACACTGGCCGGACCAAGTGCTTGCTGGAAAAGCTGGACTTGGACAGCTGCATTTATCGTGTCTCCGTGCAGAGCGTCACTGACCGTGGCTTGTCGGATGAGCTCCGTTGCACCGTGCTGGTGGGAGCCAATGTGGTGGTGGCACCATGCGGCATGCGGGTGGATGACATCCAGCGGGACACTGCCGAGCTCTCCTGGCTGCCTAGCAACAGTAACTACAGTCACACTGTGTACTTAGATGGGGCGGAGCATGCTGTAGTAAAGCCTGGAAGGTATAGACTACGGTTCCACAACCTGAATCCCCTAACGGTATATAAGGTCCAAGTGGTGGCACAGCCCCATCAGGTGCCATGGCAACTGCCTCTGGAGCAGAGGGAAAGGAAAGAAGCTGGAGTGGAGTTTTGTACTCAAGCAGCAG GCCCAACACCATATTGCAGAACAG GTCCCCCGATGCCCCCACAGGATGTGCAGGTGCTCTGTGGGCAGGCTCCAGGGGTTCTGCAAGTCCGCTGGAAGCCTCCTATCCTCTCTCCAACAGGCACATCTAATGGGGCAAATGTTGTTGGCTATGCAGTCTGCACTAAAGGACAAAGG ATAGCTGAGGTGCTGTTTCCAATGGCAGACTATGTCACTATTGATCTGACAAGGATTCAATGCCTGGAGGCCAGAGAAGTCATTGTTAAGACACTGTCAGTCCAGGGAGAATCCCAGGACTCCCAAGTCGCCGTCATTCCAAACAACCTGCTTGTGCCTCTACCTGCCATACCCTTGCCGCCCCCAATGCACCCACATGCTGGCCCTCTTCCACACCCTCATCCTCAACCTCACCTCCCATCTCCTCACCTTCCTCACCCTATGCCCCAACTTCCGCCTCCACCTCATGGGCAACCTCATCCTCCACATCCACAAACCCATCCCAGACTTCCTCATCCAGGCGGAACCCCGCACCCCCAACCACAGCCCGTACACCtgcagccccgccctctccacCAGGGTCCCAGGCCCCAGCACCAACTGCCTCTGCTGCCCCACCCTCAGCCCCACCCTATACCTCAGAGACCAGTAAGTGCCAGAGACCTGGATGCCAAAGAGCACACAGCCCACCATGGAGGAGCTATTCCGCCTGGCCAGCCCGGCTGGGACCCAAGTCGATCACCTTTGCAGCCACCTGTGCCCATGCAAGGCCACACTCTGGAGGCCCCTCCCCCTGTCCATTTGCGTTCCCCCTCCCCTCAGAGGATTCTTCCTCAGCCCCAAGGCATGCTGATCCCAGATACCGTGGCCAAAGCTATTGCTCGAGAAGCAGCACAGAGGGTGGCAGCAGAAAGTGGCAAGGTCTGGAAAGAACACCACACAAATGTTACACAAAATATTGTT ggAGACAGAAGGATGGGGAGATTTGGAGAGCAGGGTCATTCATTTCACCAGCATCCCtctgatgaggaagaggaagatgaggagggATTTGCACGAGGACGTCGGAGAGGACCCTCAGTTGACGAGTTTCTCAGAGGCTCTGAGTTGGGAAGGCCG ACAAACAGTCCTGGTGGAGGCCGCCATGACCGGGACAATGGCTGGCGAATTCAACATGGTGGGTCACATCCTAAGAGGCGACCTCTAATGGTCCCATCCATTG ATGCTGCAGATGAGGAGCTACCATTCAAAGAAGGGCAGATAATTAAG GTTTATGGTGATAAGGACACAGATGGGTTTTACAGAGGAGCAATAAAAGGCAGGATGGGGCTTCTCCCCTGTAACATGGTGTCCGAGATACGAGCAGACGATGAGGAGACCATGGATCAGCTCATCAAGCAGGGCTTTCTGCCTCTCAGCACTCCGGTGGATAAAATAG AGCAGAACAGACGAGGTCTCCGCCGAGATCAGGCCTCTAGGAGGATGGTGGCGCTCTATGACTACGACCCCAGAGAGAGCTCCCCTAATGTTGATGTTGAG GCTGAGCTGACCTTCTGTGCTGGTGACATCATTGCTGTTTTTGGAGACATTGATGAAGATGGGTTTTACTAT GGTGAGCTCAATGGCCATCGTGGCTTGGTGCCCTCTAACTTCTTGGAAGAAGTGCCTGATGACGTGGAGGTCTATCTGACCGACACCCCGTCCCACTACCCCCAGGAAGAATCCGCCAACCGACCCCCTGCAAACTCTGCTGCCAACATGTCAGAGGGAAAACGG GTCactgcagaaaacacagacaCGGCCAACAACATTACAACCCCTGTCCGGGCGCCGTCCCCCATCATTCGCCCCCTCCTTCCAGGAACTATGAGACCGCTTAGCCCTCCAAGAGGTCACCATGCTCCGCTGGACCCCAGGGACCCTCACAATCTGgcaaacaagaagaagaaaggaataCTTTCCAAAGGAAAGAAACTGCTAAAGAGACTGTCTCCTGTGAAACAACAATAA